The genomic window ATGGACCAGTTCGTGGCGGAAACCTTCGTGCCGCAAGAACTGCTGCAACAAACATCATCCCTCATTCATCAGGTGCCGCTAAAGCTATTGGTTTAGTTATTCCTGAACTAAATGGCAAGCTAAAAGGCCACGCACAACGTGTACCAGTTGCGGACGGATCATTGACAGAATTAGTTTCAGTCTTAGACAAGGACGTTTCAGCTGACGAGATCAACGCAGCCATCAAGAAACATACTGAAAATAACCCATCATTTGGTTATGAAGACCGTCAAATCGTTTCATCAGATATTATTGGCTCGACTTATGGATCAATCTTTGACCCAACACAAACAGAAGTTACACAAGTTGGCGATTTAAACTTAGTAAAAACAGTTGCTTGGTACGATAACGAATACAGTTTCACGAGTCAAATGGTACGTTTATTAGGTAAATTTGCAAAAATCTAATTACACTTAAAAAAAGCTTGATCCGCTATGGACCAAGCTTTTTTAGTCTTTATAAATATTTTTACATTAAGCTTAAGAAGACGAATCCTGTGATACCTACTAATAATCCATAGACTAAAGCTGGTAAAGCTGTCTTTCTTAAGATGTTACCTTCTTGTCCTTGTAGTCCAACTACTGAACTTACAGAAACGATATTGTGGACACAGATCATGTTACCAGCGGCGGCACCGATCAGTTGAGCAGCTAAAACGACTTGTTTACTGATGGCCGCATTTGAAGCGATATCTGATTGAATCTGTCCAAAGGTCAAGGTTGAAACGGTGGCACTTCCGGTTACGAAAGCACCTAATTCACCAACGAATGGTGCAATAAAGATCCAGACTGACGACATGGATTTCGATAATACGGTCGCAATATAAACCGGCATACTATCCATCTTGACGGTATTCAATCCTGAATTAGCAAAGATCTGTACCATGATCAACGTTACTCCTAAAGCGATCGCGGTCGATTTCATTGAGAAGACGACTTTTTTCGCAGTAGGTAAAAAGACTTTCAGCGATTTAACTTGGATGAGCAATCCAGCGATAACAGCAATCGTCATCAATGTACCAGGTGAATAGAGAAATTCCCAGTCAGATTTGATTTGTTCAAATCCCAAAATATTCGTCCAAGAAAAATTAATTGCTGAGGTTAAAAAGGCTTTGAGTGGTTGGAACACTCTTGAAGCAAGTAGCATCAAAATTACGATGATATATGATGACCAAGCGGTCAACAGCGACATTGACGATTTATCTTGCTTGATCTCTTTTGTTGAGGTTGTCCAAGGTTGTTGCGTCACAGATTTCGGCAACAAAATTCTAAACTTGATCGTTGCTATCGCGATGATGATCGTGATAAACGGTGTCAAAATTGAGACGAATTCGTAGCCAACAAACGTTGACATTGCGATAGCCGTAAGACTATAAACCAGTCCGATCATCAACGTCCATGGAGCCGTTTGAAGCCAATATTTAAAGGTATGTCCGTCTTTTTTGCCAAAGAAAAACGTTAACAAGAACAAAAGCATCAATGGCATAAATGTTCCGGCAAACAAATCAATTCTCGTGATCTGTTGACCAATTGAATTTAAAAAGTCGAGATTGCTATTAACGTTACTTAATCCAACCGTCAACGGAGTTCCCACGGCGCCAAAGGCTGCAGGCGTGGAATCGGCTACCAGAGCTAGTGTTACAGCTGCCATAGGCGAGAAGCCTAAAGCAATCATTAATGGAGCTGTAACCATGGCTGGTGTACCGAATCCAGAAATACCTTCGATCAAAGCACCAAATAAATAGGCAACTAAGATCACTTGGATCCGCATATCAGCGGATAAATGGTGAAATCCCAAATTGATTCGATCGATTGCACCAGTGTGCTGCAAAGTATTCAGCATCATCAATGCTCCGAACAGGATCCAAAGGATAGGCAAGGTTTTATGAACCCCTTGAAGTACCGATGCCAGTACAACATTTACAGGCATCTTCCATAAGAAATATCCTTCGATCAAAACAACAAACGCACTGATGGACATTCCCTTGGTCGCGGGCAAGTTGAATATTCCCAATAAGATAAACGGTAGAATTACCGCTGAAAGAGCAACAAAAATCATAGTCTTCCCTCCTTGAATCAGAATATGTAACGCTTACATTATAAACGGTAAACTTATTATAACCATAGATATTTTTAGTAAATATTGGATTTGGAAAAATATTTTTTGTACAATATGAGTCAAAAATTATTAACGAGGCGGTAAAATAAGTTACATTCACTTTTTGTGTGTTTAATTTCATTTAACGTTTTGCCATCATTGATAAACAAAATTGATATTGGTAAAATTTATTAGCTTGATACAATTTAATTGAAACTTTTTTATCATTTGATAAATGATTAAGTTTTGAAGCCTAATTTAATGTATAATGAAATTGAATACGCAGGGGTGATATTGCAATGAATTCACGAGATAAACAAGCAGAAAAAACCAAAAATGCAATCCTAGAAGTTGCCTCCGAGAATTTCCTATCACAAGGATATCAAGCAACATCAACTAGAAAGATTGCTCAAGCTTTAGATATAACACAACCAAATATGTATCATTATTATAAGAATAAGAAAGTTCTTTATATCAAATCATTAGAACATGCTATTGGTGGATTTAGCCAAGCTCTTTACAAGACATATGATGATAATAAAGATAAATCGTTTGAAGAGCTATTGACGCTGATCTCAACTTTCATGATCGAAAACTTCAAGATCAATTATTTTATGATGATGCATGACATTAATACTTTCTTCTCTGATGAAGAACGCAAAACAATTGGACAAACTTGGGATATCGGTTACTACAAGGTCCTTAATAACGTCTTTCAAGACCATAAAGATGAACTTAGAAGCGACCTGCCCTTGCCAGCCCAGGTTGGTACCTTTTTAACAATGTTATTACCATACATTGAGTACAATGATGCAAAGCGAGCAAGAAATATCGCTAATCTCGGTACCATGGTAAAAATATTCATTCATGGTATCAAAAAGGAATAGGTCATTAATATGCAATTTATAACCCTTCTAGCAGTAATGCTCCTCTTGTCGATAATAGTCAGTCATCTTTTTAACAAGATGAACCTACCGGCTGTTGTTGGACAACTGATCTTGGGTGTCATTTTAGGTAAAGGTGTCCTCAATATTGTTAAGCCAACTCATGAGGTAGAATTATTTGCCGAGATCGGAGTTATTTTACTGATGTTTCTGGCTGGTCTAGAAACCGACCTGAAGCTTCTCAAAAAACATTTTGGACCTAGTTTGAATGTTGCTGTATTTGGTGTTATTTTACCGGTGGCATTAACTCTGGGGACAGCTCTGATTTTTGGGATCAACATGAAAGAAAGTATTTTTATCTCGGTCGTTTTCGCGGCTACTTCAGTTTCGATCTCAGTCGAAGTGTTAAAGAGTTTGAACTATCTTTCTAGTTCTTCTGGAACTGTGATCTTGGGTGCTGCGGTTGTTGATGATATTTTGGCTATCTCGATTTTGAGTGTTATGTCAGGTACGTTAACAGGCAGCTTTTCAATTTCACAATTAGGACTGCTATTAGGCCTATGGATCGTTTTTGGTATTGTCACTTATGTAGCTTACAAGTGGATCGTTCCAGCAATTATGAAATTAGCTAATTTCATAGAAGCGACCCATGCGGTTACGATCATGGCATTGTTGATCTGCTTTGGAATGGCGTTTTTAGCTGATGAAGTGAAATTAGATGCCGTTTTAGGTGCATTTGTCGCTGGTATTGCGATTGCTAACGCACCTAACTTTGACAAGAAGATCAATGATGACATCGAGACCATTGGCTACAGCATTTTTATTCCCGTGTTTTTCATTAGTATCGGTATTAGCCTTGAGTTCACGACATTTCTCCAAGACTTCTGGTTGATCGTTCTCTTCACGGTCACTGGGATCATTGGTAAGTTGTTCGGTTCTGGATTCGGTGCACGTATTTCCGGTTTTGACATGAAAGATTCATATGTCATTGGATCAGGAATGATCTCTCGTGGTGAGATGGCATTGATAATTGCACAAATTGGATTTAATGTGAAACTGCTTTCAGAAGAATACTACTCAAGTGTTATTATCAGTATTATACTGATAACTATATTAGCTCCATTTTTCTTGAAACACGCTATTGGCAAGAATCCGCTGTAGTTCAATCAGTTTCGAAAAAATGATAAAAGCTATATAATGTATCATGAGTATTATGCAAAATTTTGATAAATGAAGGAGAAGGTAGATATGGCACATATTTTAATTTTAGGCGCAGGATACGGTGGGTTGAAGGCTGCTAGAGATCTAGCAAAAACAACACCAGCAGATACACAAATTGACTTGGTTGATAAGAATGTATTGCATGTTGAAAAAACAGCATTGCACATGGTTGCTGCAGGTACAGCAAAACCTGAATCAGTAAGTTTTGATGTTCGTGATGTGATCCCTTCAAATGTTAACTTTATTCAAGCTACTGTTTCTAAGTTTGATTTGGAAAACAAGAAGGTTTCATTCTCTGATCATGATGATATTGAATACGATTATGTTATCGTTGCTCTTGGATTCCGTTCAGAAGACTTCGGACTAGAAGGCGCTGATGAGCATGCCCTTATCCTTCAAGACCTTGATACAGCTACAGAAATTTACAAGACTATCAACAAAAATGTTGCAAATTACAAAACATCACAAGATCCTAAAGATCTTTCAATCGCTGTTTGTGGTGCCGGATTTACTGGTATCGAAGTTCTTGGTGAATTAGTTGATACAGTTAAGATCTTAAAGGCTAAATATGGTGTTCCTGAAATTAAAGTCACATGTCTTGAAATGGCAACACGTATTTTGCCAATGTTCGATGAAGAACTTTCAAATTACGCTGTTTCTTACCTTGAAAAGAACGGCATTAAATTGTTGACAGGTGCTAAGATCGCTAAGATCGAAGATGGCGCTGTTGTCTACAAAGATGCAGAAGACGCAGAACACAAAGTTGAAGTGAGTACAATGATGCAAAGCGAGCAAGAAATATCGCTAATCTCGGTACCATGGTAAAAATATTCATTCATGGTATCAAAAAGGAATAGGTCATTAATATGCAATTTATAACCCTTCTAGCAGTAATGCTCCTCTTGTCGATAATAGTCAGTCATCTTTTTAACAAGATGAACCTACCGGCTGTTGTTGGACAACTGATCTTGGGTGTCATTTTAGGTAAAGGTGTCCTCAATATTGTTAAGCCAACTCATGAGGTAGAATTATTTGCCGAGATCGGAGTTATTTTACTGATGTTTCTGGCTGGTCTAGAAACCGACCTGAAGCTTCTCAAAAAACATTTTGGACCTAGTTTGAATGTTGCTGTATTTGGTGTTATTTTACCGGTGGCATTAACTCTGGGGACAGCTCTGATTTTTGGGATCAACATGAAAGAAAGTATTTTTATCTCGGTCGTTTTCGCGGCTACTTCAGTTTCGATCTCAGTCGAAGTGTTAAAGAGTTTGAACTATCTTTCTAGTTCTTCTGGAACTGTGATCTTGGGTGCTGCGGTTGTTGATGATATTTTGGCTATCTCGATTTTGAGTGTTATGTCAGGTACGTTAACAGGCAGCTTTTCAATTTCACAATTAGGACTGCTATTAGGCCTATGGATCGTTTTTGGTATTGTCACTTATGTAGCTTACAAGTGGATCGTTCCAGCAATTATGAAATTAGCTAATTTCATAGAAGCGACCCATGCGGTTACGATCATGGCATTGTTGATCTGCTTTGGAATGGCGTTTTTAGCTGATGAAGTGAAATTAGATGCCGTTTTAGGTGCATTTGTCGCTGGTATTGCGATTGCTAACGCACCTAACTTTGACAAGAAGATCAATGATGACATCGAGACCATTGGCTACAGCATTTTTATTCCCGTGTTTTTCATTAGTATCGGTATTAGCCTTGAGTTCACGACATTTCTCCAAGACTTCTGGTTGATCGTTCTCTTCACGGTCACTGGGATCATTGGTAAGTTGTTCGGTTCTGGATTCGGTGCACGTATTTCCGGTTTTGACATGAAAGATTCATATGTCATTGGATCAGGAATGATCTCTCGTGGTGAGATGGCATTGATAATTGCACAAATTGGATTTAATGTGAAACTGCTTTCAGAAGAATACTACTCAAGTGTTATTATCAGTATTATACTGATAACTATATTAGCTCCATTTTTCTTGAAACACGCTATTGGCAAGAATCCGCTGTAGTTCAATCAGTTTCGAAAAAATGATAAAAGCTATATAATGTATCATGAGTATTATGCAAAATTTTGATAAATGAAGGAGAAGGTAGATATGGCACATATTTTAATTTTAGGCGCAGGATACGGTGGGTTGAAGGCTGCTAGAGATCTAGCAAAAACAACACCAGCAGATACACAAATTGACTTGGTTGATAAGAATGTATTGCATGTTGAAAAAACAGCATTGCACATGGTTGCTGCAGGTACAGCAAAACCTGAATCAGTAAGTTTTGATGTTCGTGATGTGATCCCTTCAAATGTTAACTTTATTCAAGCTACTGTTTCTAAGTTTGATTTGGAAAACAAGAAGGTTTCATTCTCTGATCATGATGATATTGAATACGATTATGTTATCGTTGCTCTTGGATTCCGTTCAGAAGACTTCGGACTAGAAGGCGCTGATGAGCATGCCCTTATCCTTCAAGACCTTGATACAGCTACAGAAATTTACAAGACTATCAACAAAAATGTTGCAAATTACAAAACATCACAAGATCCTAAAGATCTTTCAATCGCTGTTTGTGGTGCCGGATTTACTGGTATCGAAGTTCTTGGTGAATTAGTTGATACAGTTAAGATCTTAAAGGCTAAATATGGTGTTCCTGAAATTAAAGTCACATGTCTTGAAATGGCAACACGTATTTTGCCAATGTTCGATGAAGAACTTTCAAATTACGCTGTTTCTTACCTTGAAAAGAACGGCATTAAATTGTTGACAGGTGCTAAGATCGCTAAGATCGAAGATGGCGCTGTTGTCTACAAAGATGCAGAAGACGCAGAACACAAAGTTGAAGCAAGTACAATTGTTTGGACAGTTGGTGTTTCAGGTGTTGACGTTATTAAAGATTCAGGTATGGAAGCAAGAAGAAACCGTGTTATGACTACTGAATTCTTGAACCTTGAAGATCATCCAGAAGCATACTTCATCGGTGACGACTCAGCTATCATCCCTGCAGGTTCAGAACGTCCATTGCCAACAACTGGTCAATTAGCTACTGCTGAAGGTGGCGCTGTTGCCTTCAATATTGCTTCAGCACTTGCTGGAACAGAATTGAAACCATTTGTTTACAAATCAGCTGGTACAGTTGCATCTCTTGGTCAAAACCATGGTATCGCTCAAGTTGGTTCACGTAAGTTCAAGGGTGTTACAGCATCATTGATCAAACACTTGGCTGCTGACAGATCATTCATGGAAATGGGTGGCTTGAAGACAGCACTTAAAAAAGGTTCACTTTAAAATTAATAGTTAAAAGTAAAAAAGCATTCCCGCGGGAATGCTTTTTTTGTTTGAAAAAACCAAATCTCAAAAGGATTGAGATCTGGTTTTTATTGATTATATTGATGTTTAATATCTCGGATTTGGTTAATTCCGGCGTTCATCAGAACGAATAAAATGATCCACGCAATGATGATCAAAGGAATGTACTTCAACCATCCAAATGGAACTGTGACATCCCACAACGCATGCAAGATGATACTCAAACCAAAGAATATTACGAATCGAGCCTCAAATAAATCTGAGACCTGTAATTTTTCACCGTACTTCTTGACTAGCATCAATGCCCCACCAGTTATCGCTGCCCAGACTAAATGGCCACCAATAGCTGTTAAAGCACGCACGATTGCAGTGATCAAGAAGTATTTGCCAGAATATAAGATATATCCTGCTGTTTCAAATGTCGCGAAACCTGCACCTACAGCGCCACCAATTAAAATCCCGTTGAGAATAAAATTATTGGAAACACGATTGATGAAATAAAAGATGATGATCATCTTGCCTAGCTCTTCGATAATACCAATAAGCAAGGCACTACCGATACCAATCGATGTTTTTTCATTAAAGATAGCAAACTGGTAAATAAACATTGTAACTAGCAGCGAAAAAGCACCACCGACGAAAAATATCTTAGTGACCGTGAAGATACTAATATTCCTGAACGCGTTGAATTCAAAATAGAAGATCACTGCTGAAAAAGGAACAGCAGTTGCAGCCACTAAAATTAGTCCCGGCAACGCTAGTTGACCTCCAAATAGGAAGTCAGCCACGATCAAAACTCCAAATACGACCATGAAATATGCCAAGATACGCGAGAATAACCAAGGCTTGGCCCACTCTTCAGAAACATCTTTCATGTTTGGCGTCGTAAAGTGAGTTCCAGCAATAAAAATTTTTTCAGCATCTTCATTGGAGTGTTTCTTGAAAACTTCGCTGAATAACACTTTGAGATTGATCCTGACTGAACCGCTACCACCTGTGTAGGAATTTAATTTGCTAGTTATCTTGTCAAAAAGATCATCTCGGTGGACTGGGTAGATCGACTGATTATACATCGGTTGATTGTTATCCACATGTTGATAAGTTCGTTGGACTTTCGGTTGCTGTTGTCCACAATGAGGACAAAAACTAGATGACTCTGGAATCTTGTTTCCACAATATACACAGAATTTCATTGTTAATCCTCCAAAACTAATTTCGTTAAATCAGCGCCAAGCTTATTCATCGCTGGAATTTGTTGAGCCAGTTGGCCATTTTGAGATAAGACCACTATCACAAAGGCCTTGTTGCCTTTTTCAAAGATAGCCGCATCATTTTCCACGCCATAATCATCGAACTCACCAGACTTATTATAGGTGGTGATGCTTGAATCGACTTTTTGTGGTAATTTTGTGTGATTAGTGTTTTCTGAAAGAACTTTTAACATGGCATCATCATAGGTCTTTGAAACGATTTGGTGTCGATACAGTTTCGTCAAAAATAAACCTAAATCGTGAGCAGATGTCATATTATCCTGACCTTGTTTTAACTTATCCGTATCCATCAGCATACGTTGCATCTTAGTATTCTTCATACCTAAACGCTTGATCTCCCGATTGACTGCGGATATTCCACCGAGTTTTTTCACGATAATGTTAGAGGCAGTATTATCGCTTTGAGTGATCATAGCCTTGATCAAGTCTTGATAAGAAATTTGAGTACCTGGTTCAATTTGTTGCAAACTTCCAGAGCCACCTACTTTATCAGTAGCCTGCAAAGTATAAGTACTACTTAAATCAAGTTTCCCATCAGCAACGTTTTGATATGCGGCTGCTAAAATAAATAGCTTGATATCACTGGCAGCTCTTTGCGTCTGGTCAGTTCCATACTGGTAACTTTTATCGGTTTTTATATTGTAATAATAGGCCGAAGTGTCGCCAGACATCCCCTTAAGATCAGCGTCAATCAACTGCTTCACCCCATCGATTTGGCCATCTTTATGACTAGTTCCAGTCTTAACTTTTTTAGTCGTGGTAGTCTGGTGATGGCTGACTGGCTCAGAATGCTTTTGACCAGTGAATTTCATAGATATAACAAAAGCTATCGCAGCAATTGCTACAACAACCAATAATAAAATCAAAACTAATTTACTTTTTTTCATTAGTATCCCCTAAATAATTCCGCTATTAATAAAATACACCAAAAATCTATCCTGTAAAAAGGCAAAAAAATCTCGCTTACTTCTTGTAGGCGAGATTTTTAATTTTAAGCTGTTCTCAAATGCTTCAAACTCTTAGCGTCTGTGTTTTCCTTGAATACTTTTTTCAGAACTTTCACGATGATAAAGTTCATGATAAAGACAAAAGCAATTGCGAAGATGACAGCAAACAATTGGATGCCAAATTGTTTAAAGCCGCCGCCTTCAAGCAAACCGTTATTGACGACGTTTGGATTGATAGCTTTTGTGGCAAATAGTCCTGTCATCAAAGAACCTAGAATACCGCTGACACCATGAGCTCCCATGATATCCATATAATCGTTGATGTGCCAAGCATATTTTAGATAATTGATGAAGAAGTAACTGCCGGCTGCTGA from Companilactobacillus sp. includes these protein-coding regions:
- a CDS encoding L-lactate permease, giving the protein MIFVALSAVILPFILLGIFNLPATKGMSISAFVVLIEGYFLWKMPVNVVLASVLQGVHKTLPILWILFGALMMLNTLQHTGAIDRINLGFHHLSADMRIQVILVAYLFGALIEGISGFGTPAMVTAPLMIALGFSPMAAVTLALVADSTPAAFGAVGTPLTVGLSNVNSNLDFLNSIGQQITRIDLFAGTFMPLMLLFLLTFFFGKKDGHTFKYWLQTAPWTLMIGLVYSLTAIAMSTFVGYEFVSILTPFITIIIAIATIKFRILLPKSVTQQPWTTSTKEIKQDKSSMSLLTAWSSYIIVILMLLASRVFQPLKAFLTSAINFSWTNILGFEQIKSDWEFLYSPGTLMTIAVIAGLLIQVKSLKVFLPTAKKVVFSMKSTAIALGVTLIMVQIFANSGLNTVKMDSMPVYIATVLSKSMSSVWIFIAPFVGELGAFVTGSATVSTLTFGQIQSDIASNAAISKQVVLAAQLIGAAAGNMICVHNIVSVSSVVGLQGQEGNILRKTALPALVYGLLVGITGFVFLSLM
- a CDS encoding TetR/AcrR family transcriptional regulator codes for the protein MNSRDKQAEKTKNAILEVASENFLSQGYQATSTRKIAQALDITQPNMYHYYKNKKVLYIKSLEHAIGGFSQALYKTYDDNKDKSFEELLTLISTFMIENFKINYFMMMHDINTFFSDEERKTIGQTWDIGYYKVLNNVFQDHKDELRSDLPLPAQVGTFLTMLLPYIEYNDAKRARNIANLGTMVKIFIHGIKKE
- a CDS encoding cation:proton antiporter, with the translated sequence MQFITLLAVMLLLSIIVSHLFNKMNLPAVVGQLILGVILGKGVLNIVKPTHEVELFAEIGVILLMFLAGLETDLKLLKKHFGPSLNVAVFGVILPVALTLGTALIFGINMKESIFISVVFAATSVSISVEVLKSLNYLSSSSGTVILGAAVVDDILAISILSVMSGTLTGSFSISQLGLLLGLWIVFGIVTYVAYKWIVPAIMKLANFIEATHAVTIMALLICFGMAFLADEVKLDAVLGAFVAGIAIANAPNFDKKINDDIETIGYSIFIPVFFISIGISLEFTTFLQDFWLIVLFTVTGIIGKLFGSGFGARISGFDMKDSYVIGSGMISRGEMALIIAQIGFNVKLLSEEYYSSVIISIILITILAPFFLKHAIGKNPL
- a CDS encoding NAD(P)/FAD-dependent oxidoreductase; the protein is MAHILILGAGYGGLKAARDLAKTTPADTQIDLVDKNVLHVEKTALHMVAAGTAKPESVSFDVRDVIPSNVNFIQATVSKFDLENKKVSFSDHDDIEYDYVIVALGFRSEDFGLEGADEHALILQDLDTATEIYKTINKNVANYKTSQDPKDLSIAVCGAGFTGIEVLGELVDTVKILKAKYGVPEIKVTCLEMATRILPMFDEELSNYAVSYLEKNGIKLLTGAKIAKIEDGAVVYKDAEDAEHKVEVSTMMQSEQEISLISVPW
- a CDS encoding NAD(P)/FAD-dependent oxidoreductase; this translates as MAHILILGAGYGGLKAARDLAKTTPADTQIDLVDKNVLHVEKTALHMVAAGTAKPESVSFDVRDVIPSNVNFIQATVSKFDLENKKVSFSDHDDIEYDYVIVALGFRSEDFGLEGADEHALILQDLDTATEIYKTINKNVANYKTSQDPKDLSIAVCGAGFTGIEVLGELVDTVKILKAKYGVPEIKVTCLEMATRILPMFDEELSNYAVSYLEKNGIKLLTGAKIAKIEDGAVVYKDAEDAEHKVEASTIVWTVGVSGVDVIKDSGMEARRNRVMTTEFLNLEDHPEAYFIGDDSAIIPAGSERPLPTTGQLATAEGGAVAFNIASALAGTELKPFVYKSAGTVASLGQNHGIAQVGSRKFKGVTASLIKHLAADRSFMEMGGLKTALKKGSL
- a CDS encoding PrsW family intramembrane metalloprotease, which gives rise to MKFCVYCGNKIPESSSFCPHCGQQQPKVQRTYQHVDNNQPMYNQSIYPVHRDDLFDKITSKLNSYTGGSGSVRINLKVLFSEVFKKHSNEDAEKIFIAGTHFTTPNMKDVSEEWAKPWLFSRILAYFMVVFGVLIVADFLFGGQLALPGLILVAATAVPFSAVIFYFEFNAFRNISIFTVTKIFFVGGAFSLLVTMFIYQFAIFNEKTSIGIGSALLIGIIEELGKMIIIFYFINRVSNNFILNGILIGGAVGAGFATFETAGYILYSGKYFLITAIVRALTAIGGHLVWAAITGGALMLVKKYGEKLQVSDLFEARFVIFFGLSIILHALWDVTVPFGWLKYIPLIIIAWIILFVLMNAGINQIRDIKHQYNQ
- a CDS encoding serine hydrolase, which gives rise to MKKSKLVLILLLVVVAIAAIAFVISMKFTGQKHSEPVSHHQTTTTKKVKTGTSHKDGQIDGVKQLIDADLKGMSGDTSAYYYNIKTDKSYQYGTDQTQRAASDIKLFILAAAYQNVADGKLDLSSTYTLQATDKVGGSGSLQQIEPGTQISYQDLIKAMITQSDNTASNIIVKKLGGISAVNREIKRLGMKNTKMQRMLMDTDKLKQGQDNMTSAHDLGLFLTKLYRHQIVSKTYDDAMLKVLSENTNHTKLPQKVDSSITTYNKSGEFDDYGVENDAAIFEKGNKAFVIVVLSQNGQLAQQIPAMNKLGADLTKLVLED